The Anaerolineae bacterium genome contains the following window.
AGACGCTCGGCACACGCCTGATCAGCCAGCGGATGACATTCGCTGGAGAGGGAAGGACGCCATCCGCGAGCGTTACGTGTCGCTGGTGTTTCCCGGCGGGCCAACTGCCGTTGCCCATCCTATTGTAGATCTCGTCATTAGCGGCGATACGGCTGTGGTCACCACCACCACGCAGATCGGATCGGAGACGGCGGAGGCGGGCGATCGTTGGACGTTCGCCCGTCGCGAGGGGCGCTGGGTGATCACCAGTCTGACGTACAACCTGGAGCCGCCATGACGGAACAGTTATTGCCCTGGCGGCAGCAGCAGGAGATTCAGGGTATTGTATCCGAAGTGGATCAAGATACAGGTTGTTAGATCGTATCGACGCCGGATTAACCCCAGTACCAGGCCGATCACAAAGATCTCAACTACGGCTGGCGAAAGGCCGTATTGTACGTGTGAGATGGCGAAGAGCGCCGCTGTGGGCAACAGCCCAAATCGCGGTTGCAGCGCGCCACGATAGACGATTTCCTCGCTGACAGCCGCTGTGATCCCAATGGTCAGCGCTCCCGGCAGGTTGAGCATCCGGGCAAAGAGGGCGCCTGAGACGCGTGAGATCGTCTCCATTCCCTCGGGATCGAAGCGGTGCCAGACTTGCATCCACACAAAATCTATAGCCATGAATAGAGCAATGAAAGCCGCCGAGATCAGCCAAGTACGTCGGCTCAGGCGGGCCAGACCCAGGCGGGCGACCACGTCCGTCCAGCTCCTGCGGGTCCACAGTCCGATTCCGATCAAACCGATCGCCGTCAGCCCGATTCCCTGTGCCCAGATCTGCATTGGCCCTACGGCAACACCTGCATCGGCCAGATGTTCTAAGTCGCCCAACATCACTAACTGCGTGGCGGTCAGTCCCACTAGAAAGACGGCGAACCCAAGGCTAACAGCGTGTACTGGGTTAGAGGGGTCAAAGGCCGTTAGCAGCCGTCCTGCCACACTGCGCACG
Protein-coding sequences here:
- a CDS encoding nuclear transport factor 2 family protein, with translation MFDFHPRSLIGIWIILVLGLLASCGRSAAPERPPTFTSAPRSSTSTPSVDEIAIRQLLDAEAEAVVEQDIDRLMEIWAEDGEVIDARHTPDQPADDIRWRGKDAIRERYVSLVFPGGPTAVAHPIVDLVISGDTAVVTTTTQIGSETAEAGDRWTFARREGRWVITSLTYNLEPP
- a CDS encoding CPBP family intramembrane metalloprotease; protein product: MNDLSTIVSQDALQALAILVMLIPFAVTLALANLSVRMPSLRWLAYAMLTMLSGGFLLIGILAFGMAWISLLSGPTGLEWGLTPNWDLLGAWGLATGFGALLALTPPVRSVAGRLLTAFDPSNPVHAVSLGFAVFLVGLTATQLVMLGDLEHLADAGVAVGPMQIWAQGIGLTAIGLIGIGLWTRRSWTDVVARLGLARLSRRTWLISAAFIALFMAIDFVWMQVWHRFDPEGMETISRVSGALFARMLNLPGALTIGITAAVSEEIVYRGALQPRFGLLPTAALFAISHVQYGLSPAVVEIFVIGLVLGLIRRRYDLTTCILIHFGYNTLNLLLLPPGQ